A section of the Devosia rhizoryzae genome encodes:
- a CDS encoding circularly permuted type 2 ATP-grasp protein, whose protein sequence is MGDTTPFDEMYNPDGSVREPYRALAGWLSEQPDKALGLMQADAEAIFRRLGITFAVYGSDEGTEKVIPFDVIPRIIAAQEWRKLSKGIEQRVKALNAFLYDVYHRQEILRAGRVPEKLILNNAAFCPQMMGLEPAKGVYAHIIGVDLVRVGADGYYVLEDNLRTPSGVSYMLEDREAMMILAPDLFQRSKVAPVENYPENLRRTLESVAPVNSRGTPVIAVLTPGIYNSAYFEHSFLADQMGAQLCEGHDLFVDGGKVYMRTTTGPERVDVVYRRIDDDYLDPLTFRPDSMLGVPGIFDAYRAGNVTLVNAPGTGIADDKAVYTYVPEIIEFYLGEKSLLQNVPTYNCTDEDEREWVLKNIGDLVVKEVHGSGGYGMMVGPTATEEMHEEFKRKILARPDNYIVQPTLALSTCPTHINGDVAPRHVDLRPYVLVGDEVRITPGGLTRVALKQGSLVVNSSQGGGTKDTWVLED, encoded by the coding sequence ATGGGCGACACAACGCCGTTTGACGAAATGTACAACCCGGACGGGTCGGTCCGTGAACCTTACCGCGCTCTGGCGGGCTGGCTCAGCGAGCAGCCGGATAAGGCGCTGGGGCTGATGCAGGCCGATGCCGAAGCGATCTTTCGCCGGCTGGGCATTACCTTTGCGGTTTATGGTTCGGACGAGGGCACCGAAAAGGTCATCCCGTTTGATGTCATCCCCCGCATCATCGCGGCGCAGGAATGGCGCAAGCTTTCGAAGGGCATCGAGCAGCGGGTCAAGGCACTCAACGCTTTCCTTTATGACGTCTACCACCGCCAGGAGATTCTGCGCGCCGGGCGCGTGCCGGAAAAGCTGATCCTCAACAATGCAGCCTTCTGCCCGCAAATGATGGGGCTGGAGCCGGCCAAGGGCGTCTATGCCCACATCATCGGGGTCGACCTCGTGCGGGTCGGGGCCGATGGCTATTACGTGCTCGAGGACAATCTGCGGACGCCGTCGGGGGTCAGCTATATGCTGGAGGACCGCGAGGCGATGATGATCCTTGCGCCGGACCTGTTCCAGCGCTCAAAGGTCGCGCCGGTCGAGAATTATCCGGAAAACCTGCGGCGGACGCTCGAGAGCGTGGCGCCGGTCAATTCGCGCGGCACGCCAGTGATCGCAGTGTTGACGCCGGGCATCTACAATTCGGCCTATTTCGAGCACTCGTTCCTTGCCGACCAGATGGGCGCGCAGCTTTGCGAGGGGCATGATCTCTTTGTCGATGGCGGCAAGGTCTATATGCGGACGACCACGGGGCCCGAGCGGGTGGATGTCGTTTATCGGCGCATCGACGATGATTATCTCGATCCCTTGACGTTCCGGCCCGATTCCATGCTGGGCGTGCCGGGGATTTTCGATGCCTATCGGGCGGGGAACGTGACGCTGGTCAATGCACCCGGCACCGGGATCGCCGACGACAAGGCGGTTTATACCTATGTACCGGAGATCATCGAATTCTACCTCGGCGAAAAATCGCTGCTGCAGAACGTGCCGACCTATAACTGCACCGATGAAGACGAGCGCGAATGGGTGCTGAAAAACATCGGCGATCTCGTGGTCAAGGAGGTTCACGGCTCGGGCGGCTACGGCATGATGGTGGGGCCGACGGCGACCGAGGAAATGCACGAGGAGTTCAAGCGCAAGATTTTGGCGCGGCCGGACAATTACATCGTGCAGCCGACCTTGGCGCTTTCCACCTGCCCCACACACATCAATGGCGACGTGGCGCCGCGGCATGTCGATTTGCGGCCCTATGTGCTGGTGGGCGACGAAGTGCGGATCACGCCCGGCGGGCTGACGCGCGTGGCGCTGAAGCAGGGCTCGCTGGTGGTCAATTCGTCCCAGGGCGGCGGGACGAAGGATACGTGGGTGCTGGAAGATTGA
- a CDS encoding AEC family transporter: MLSILAVIAPIFALICLGYLAVHFRMFPADGIKSLIGFVNNFATPCLLFYSITTSDFRAAFNIGIIAPYYIGAIVCFVVGIVVARKVFKNRPGESVSVGFSGTFTNTVLVGLPVMARAYGDGALPVVLSIVGLHGAILLTIGMVTMEIVRRDGQSLGKTLVVAIRRVISNPLIWGIAAGLIGSTIGLQFIEPAEAFFIMMSSAVVPVALFGIGGALTEFKLSENWKQALCASLIKLLIHPAIAYALMIWVLHVPMEIARYGILLSAMPAGINIYVFATYYDRGVSVAANTLLISTVISALTITFWLYVLSL, encoded by the coding sequence ATGCTGTCCATTCTCGCCGTCATCGCGCCGATCTTCGCCCTCATCTGCCTGGGATATCTGGCGGTGCATTTCCGGATGTTTCCGGCCGACGGCATCAAGTCGCTGATCGGTTTCGTCAACAATTTCGCCACGCCCTGCCTTCTGTTTTATTCCATCACCACCAGCGATTTTCGCGCCGCCTTCAACATCGGCATTATCGCTCCCTATTACATCGGGGCGATCGTCTGTTTCGTGGTCGGCATCGTGGTCGCCCGCAAGGTGTTCAAGAACCGTCCCGGCGAAAGTGTCTCGGTCGGCTTTTCGGGCACCTTCACCAATACCGTTCTGGTGGGCCTCCCCGTCATGGCGCGCGCCTATGGCGATGGCGCCCTGCCGGTCGTCCTTTCCATTGTCGGTCTTCACGGCGCCATTCTCCTCACCATCGGCATGGTCACCATGGAGATCGTCCGCCGCGACGGCCAAAGCCTGGGCAAGACGCTGGTCGTCGCCATCCGCCGCGTCATTTCCAATCCCCTGATCTGGGGCATTGCCGCGGGCCTCATCGGCTCGACCATCGGCCTCCAGTTCATCGAGCCCGCCGAGGCCTTTTTCATCATGATGAGCAGCGCCGTGGTCCCGGTAGCGCTTTTCGGCATCGGCGGTGCGCTCACCGAATTCAAGCTCAGCGAAAACTGGAAACAGGCCCTCTGCGCCTCGCTGATCAAGCTGTTGATCCATCCTGCCATCGCCTATGCCTTGATGATCTGGGTGCTCCACGTTCCGATGGAGATCGCCCGCTACGGCATCCTCCTTTCGGCCATGCCCGCCGGCATCAATATCTACGTTTTTGCCACCTATTATGACCGCGGCGTCAGCGTCGCCGCCAACACCCTGCTGATCAGCACCGTCATTTCGGCCCTGACGATCACCTTCTGGCTCTACGTGCTCTCGCTTTAA
- a CDS encoding alpha-E domain-containing protein, with protein sequence MSRYVERAENMARLLEVGYRMSLTSRREGGASEHLVSMMQAAEVDEGFAEKHDVADVDTVAHYMMFDPDNPNSVYSCLQAARTNARSVRTAITTDMWESMNEAWLEYSQIRPRDVRGAKLLELLQWVKQRSHEFRGALLGTILRDDGFSFLQMGNFVERADNTARILDMKYYVLLPRATLVGGDLDIQQWTLILRAASAHRAYRHVYHDRYKAHNIADFLMLRPEMPRSLVYCARFVQQNMDTLTTLYGRKEACHEVAQGMVDMVANTDMDAIFAHGLHEFLTEFIARNNRVTDALSESYNFY encoded by the coding sequence TTGTCCCGCTATGTGGAGCGGGCAGAGAATATGGCGCGGCTGCTCGAGGTCGGGTATCGCATGAGCCTGACGTCGCGGCGTGAGGGTGGGGCGAGCGAGCATCTGGTGTCGATGATGCAGGCGGCGGAGGTTGATGAGGGCTTTGCCGAAAAGCACGACGTGGCCGATGTGGATACCGTCGCCCATTACATGATGTTCGACCCGGACAATCCGAACTCGGTTTACTCGTGTTTGCAGGCGGCGCGCACCAATGCGCGGTCGGTGCGCACGGCTATCACCACCGATATGTGGGAGAGCATGAACGAGGCCTGGCTCGAATATAGCCAGATCAGGCCTCGCGACGTGCGGGGCGCCAAGCTTTTGGAACTCTTGCAATGGGTCAAGCAGCGCAGCCATGAGTTCCGCGGCGCGCTGCTCGGCACCATCCTCCGCGATGACGGGTTTTCGTTTCTGCAGATGGGTAATTTCGTCGAGCGGGCCGACAATACGGCGCGCATTCTCGACATGAAATATTATGTGCTCTTGCCGCGAGCGACGCTGGTGGGCGGGGATCTCGACATCCAGCAATGGACGCTGATCCTGCGCGCGGCTTCGGCACACCGGGCTTATCGGCACGTTTATCATGACCGCTACAAGGCCCATAACATTGCCGATTTCCTGATGCTGCGCCCCGAAATGCCGCGTTCGCTAGTCTATTGCGCGCGCTTTGTACAGCAGAACATGGATACCTTGACGACGCTTTATGGGCGTAAGGAGGCGTGCCACGAGGTGGCGCAGGGCATGGTCGACATGGTGGCGAATACCGACATGGACGCGATCTTTGCCCATGGCCTGCATGAATTTTTGACCGAGTTCATCGCGCGCAACAACCGCGTCACCGACGCCCTTTCCGAGAGCTATAACTTTTACTGA
- a CDS encoding transglutaminase domain-containing protein has product MRIEIEHNLSLSLSPGSGQLLLHLLLTPGSGPTQTVESWSVEAQGIGNAGRFTDAYGNGVHLVNQGRIEGDVTVAARGVVVTRDTHGVLGRPEGEPVVALYKRVTPLTPPPAELLAGFEAGGNRLDMLHRLMALVGEPRSAAQQTQMQADGGQSQSQSQGEDPATAENLAHRFIGAARSLDIPARFVAGYLVGDDEHEGGLHAWAEAFDDRLGWIGFDPVLQLCATERHVRLAVGLNGAAAVSLRTVPVGEISQSAVVTGT; this is encoded by the coding sequence ATGCGCATCGAGATCGAGCATAATCTGAGCCTTTCTCTTTCGCCCGGCAGCGGGCAATTGCTGCTGCATCTCTTGCTGACGCCGGGCTCGGGGCCAACGCAGACGGTGGAAAGCTGGAGCGTCGAGGCGCAGGGAATCGGCAATGCCGGACGCTTCACCGATGCCTATGGCAATGGCGTGCATCTGGTGAACCAGGGTCGCATCGAGGGCGATGTAACGGTTGCGGCGCGTGGCGTGGTGGTGACGCGGGATACCCATGGCGTGCTGGGACGGCCCGAGGGCGAACCGGTGGTGGCGCTCTACAAGCGGGTGACGCCGCTGACACCGCCACCGGCCGAGCTGCTTGCCGGCTTCGAAGCCGGGGGCAATAGGCTCGATATGTTGCACCGGTTGATGGCACTGGTCGGCGAGCCCCGCTCGGCGGCGCAGCAGACGCAGATGCAGGCCGATGGTGGGCAATCGCAGTCACAGTCACAGGGCGAGGACCCGGCGACGGCCGAGAACCTGGCGCACCGGTTTATCGGCGCGGCGCGCAGCCTCGACATTCCGGCGCGGTTCGTCGCGGGATATCTCGTCGGCGATGACGAGCATGAGGGTGGGCTCCACGCCTGGGCCGAAGCGTTCGACGACCGGCTCGGCTGGATCGGCTTCGACCCGGTGCTGCAGCTTTGTGCGACCGAGCGGCATGTGCGGCTAGCGGTAGGGCTCAATGGAGCGGCAGCCGTGTCGCTGCGGACGGTGCCCGTGGGCGAGATCAGCCAGAGCGCCGTGGTGACGGGCACGTAG